Genomic window (Armatimonas rosea):
TCCGCGGTCTGGCCCGCCTTGAGCTCCAGACGCTCGCTGGCAAGAGCGACAAGCAGGTCTGAGGGGCCGGTGACACTGGCGTAGGGCAGGGGAACGGGGCGGGTGGTGCGCTTGAGCTGATCGTTCTCCTTGACATACTCCTCTTGGAGCGCCTGTGCCCGCCGGGTGATACCCTGCGCCGTCCCGGTGACCTTCAGCGGGAGCGCGGGCGAGGGCATGGTCCCGGCGGCGGCGGTCAGAAAGAGTGTCACCTCGCTCTGCCCGCGGGGGATGAGGGGCGCGCCGACAAGCTGCACACCGGGGGGCAGGCCCTCGAAGCTCAGGGCGATCTCGCTATCGAGGCCGTATTGCCGGGTGGCGCTGACCGTGACCGGAATCCGATCCCCCGGCCCCACCGAGAGGCAGTCCGGGGCAACCCCGAGCGAGAACTGCGGCGCGGCGAGGGCGATTCGCAGGCGGTAGCCAAAGTCCGTCCCCGAGCGGCCGTTGAGATCGGTCACCTGGGCCGTGAACTCGCCATCGTGGGGGGCGGTGAAGGTGATAAACGGGTCTTTCCCATTCACATCGTCGCTGCGGAACTGCTCGCCACCGTCTTTGTTGTAGATCGTCAGCACGCCATCGAGCTTGGAGCCCAGGCGCGAGGCGAGCACCTCCAGCAGGAACACCTGGCCCTTGGTGGCAGCGAAGCGGAAGTTGTCTATGTCGGGGCGGTTAGGGGAAGGCGACAAGAGCTGCCCGTTGATGGTCACCGGCAGCGTGACCCGCTGGCCCTGCGCGATCGTGTCGTTGGGCTCGGCCTCAGTCACCTCGGGGTAGGGGCCAACATCGAGGCGCAGGCCGGGCATAAAGGGAAGGGGCTCGAAGGGCAGCTCCGCGGGCATGCTCATGGCCGTATCGGGGGCGGCCAGGTTGGTACCACTAAGCGTGAGATGTGTGGTCGTACCGACACGGCCCCCGAGCGGGAAGGCACTCGTGACCGCGGGGAGCTTACCGACACTCAGCCGGTAGTGGTGGTCGGCGCTGCCCTGGTAGCGCAGGTCCCGGACCAGCAGAAAGTACTCGCCGCTCTTGCGGGGGGTGAAGACAAAGCGGGCATCGGGGCGGGCGAGTGCACTGGCGGAGGCGACCTCATGGCCCTCGGTGTCGCGGAGCACCAGCACGGGCTCCATGGTCGCGGCGGCGCCCAGAGTGGGACCGGCTAGCGCCTCGGCGACAAAGGGCTCGTTGGCGGTGAGCGTCACTTTGTAGACATCGACATCCTCAGCCCCATCGCTCTTCGCGTTTACCGTCACCGGCCCCGTGAGCACTTGCGCGGTCTGGGGCGTGTTGTTGGGCTCTTTCTCCGCCACCTCCGGCCACTGCCCGACCGTCACGTAGCCCGGCTCCGAGATTCCCAAGGGGGTGGCGACTCGGAAGGCATAGCGTCCCAGCGCGAGGCCCGGCGCGAGCGCGAGGGTCGCAGTGAGCTTGCTCTCCGGGTTCTTCGCCCCTGCGGCGGGGGTCTCCGGCTTGAGCGCCGCGACCGTGATCCCCGGACTATCAAAGACCAGCGCCGTCCCGTAGCCGATATTCACCCCTGCGATTGCGAGCTCGACACTCGTCCCGCGCTGTCCCCCCGTCGGCACGACCGAGCGCACCTTGGGCCGCAGGGTCTGGGCCGTGGCCGGAAGCGTCACGAGCAAGGCACCAAGGATGCCCAGGACGGTAAACGTCCGGGCTCTAGGGCGTATTCGCGTGGACGGTAAACGTCCCGCTATAGGGCCTTCGGCCGCCTCCTCGTGCCTCGTCGGTAAAAATGGCCTTGGTGCTAGAAACTTGAGCGAAGCGAACGGCCGCAGGCCCCATTGCCCCACGTTCACCGTGCGGGAGAGTTTCATTTGGTGGAGAAGCTCCCTTCGAGTTTGTTGGGCTCCAGGCTCCAGAGAAAGACCTGGCCGTCGAAGGTGCCCGCCGCGAGGTGTTTTTTATCCGGGCTGAAGCGCACGGCGTAGCACCAGTCCTTGGGCTCGGTGAAGGCGACTGTCGTGCCGCCGTTGCCGACATTCCACACGCGGATCGTCTTATCCCCCGAGGCAGTCGCGGCGAGCTGGCCGTCGCTGCTGGTGGTCACCGCAAAGACCGTCGCGCCGTGTCCGCCGAAGTTGCGCACATGGCCCCCGCTCTCCGGGCCGATATTCCAGAGCTTGGCGAGCCTGTCGGTGCTGGCGCTCAGGAGCTGGCCGCCCGCGGTGAAGCAGACATCAGTGACGGGCTCCTCGTGGGCACCGATGGAGTAGAGGCGCTTGCCACTGGCGATATCCCAGAGCTTGACACTCTTGTCGTTGCCCGATGAGGCGAGGAGCTTGCCGCCGGGGGCAAACGCCACGCTAGAGACCGCATCGGCGTGGTCGCGGAGGGTCTGGCTGAGCTTGCCCGTGGCGGCCTCCCACAGCTTGACCGTCCGGTCTGCGCTGGCGGTGGCGATTAGCTTGCTATCGTTGGAGAAGGCCACCCCATTGACCGTGTCGGTGTGGTCGCCAAAGGTGCGGACCTCCTTGTCCTCCGCGACACTCCAGAGCCGCACCTGGCCCAGTGCCCCGGAGGCTCCGCCGCCTGCCGCCAGGAACTTTCCATCAGGCGAGAAGGCCAGCGAGCGCACGGTATCGAGGTGCCCGCTCCAGACCTTGGTCACCGTGCGGGTCGCCGGGTCGCAGAGCAGGACGCGCTGGTAGGTGCCCACCGCGAGGAGCTTGCCGTCGGGGGAGTAGGCCAGGGAGTTCACGGGGGCGGCTACAGAAAGCAGCTTGCCCACGGGCTTGGGTGCTGCGATCACGTTCGCGGCGGTTGCGGTCTTGGCGGTCGTGCTGGTCGTGCCCACCACCGCTGTATCAAGCTTTGCGCCGGCGTCCACCCAGCGCCGGATGGTGTCGATATCGGTTGCCCTGAGCCCCGAGCCAGGCGGCATGAGCGGCTTCTGTGCGCCCGTGAGCATGCGCACCAGGCGGCTCTGGTCGCTCTTGCCGGGGACAATGGCTACGCCCGCCTTGCCACCCTTCATCAGGGCGGTGTACGAGTCGACCGAGAAGCCTGCGGTGGGGAGCTGGGCGCTGTGGCACCCTAGGCAGGCAGTACGCAAGATCGGGACAACCTCTCGCTGAAACGAGGGCGGTGTTTTCGGGGGCGGCACCTGTGCTGCGGGCATAATAAACAGTATAACCGTTTTTGCCCCCGATTGGCACCGGCAGCAAAAACGGTTACACCGTGTCGCGAAGCTAGGCCCGACGGGCGCGCTTGAGCAGGCTCAGGGAGACAACTCCGATCAGGCTTGTGAACGCACAGTTGAGCAGCCACATCGTGCTGTGGTCGTAGAAGAGGGCTTTGATAATGCGGCCCTGCGAGTTCTCAAGATAGAACGTGCTGATCAGCGGCGAGAGGCAGTAGCTATTGACCCAGGCCGATGCGGGCTCGTCGTAGTTGCGGAAGCTCTCGGTGCTGAGCGGGAGGAAGTAGACCGCTGCGAGGATCGCAAACGAGAGGGCCATCACTCCCCAGCGGTTCTTGAGCTTCTGGGAGAGCAGGAGGGTCAGGCTGCCAAACCCAAAGAGCGCACTCAGGGAGATGGCGACCGCGGGCACCGCGTGGCGGACAAAGTTGGTGACGGGTGTCCAGTACTCCGATGAGTGGCGTGCGAACTCCACCCCGACACTCAGCAGAACCGCAGAGAGCACCATGAGGGCCGTCACAAAGAGCAGGCCGGAGACCGGGTTGCCTTCTTTGAGCCGCAGGAGCTGCTTGCGGAGCGGCGTGGTGCCCAGGCCCTCGCCCGAGACAAAGAGCGGGATGAGCAGCAGGGGCAGGAGGATGATCCCCACAGCGGCTCCTTCAAGCGTCGCCGCGTGCCCACAGGCAAGGAGCACGATCAGGCCGATAAAGCTCGTGGTCAGCCCACGGAGCAGACCAGAGCGGTCGGTGCGGGGGTACTCAATGCGGTGGAGCGCGACCACGGTCAGGATCGTGCCAAGCAGGCCATTGACCATGATTCCCATCAGCCAGCTTGGCACATTAAGCCCAAAGTAGCTCTCGGTGAGGTTCCCGGCGACCATGGCACCGACAGGGTTGACACCGAGTAAGAAAAGATGGGAGCGGCTGTGTACAGTCGCGGTGCTCAGGTCCAGCGAGGTCAGCGCCGCAGGGAGCGTGCTAAAGAAGAAGACTAAGATCGTCCCGTAGGTGAGCACTGTGGAGGTCGTGGTGTTCTTGGCAAACGACGAAAACGCGATCCCGGTGGCACCGTAGAGAAACGCAGACGCCAGCAGCAGGACATAAGCGGCCGTCACTTCCTGGGGCGAGACCCCGCCCAGAAGAAAACACAGCGCCACTAGGGGCACCGACGAGAGCAAGAGGAGCCCGACAAAGCCGACCGCGGAGGTGAGCTTGCCTAGGACAATGCTTCGGCGCGGTAGCGGGCTGACCGAGAGGGCCTCAAAGGTGCGCTGCTCGCGCTCAATGGAGAGCGCCCCGGAGGTCAGTGCTGGGGTGATGAGCCCCACCAGAGCCGCCTGCACCACAAAGAGCACCCCGTAGAACATCCGCCCCATGTCGTAGGACTGGGTCGCGGCGGCCCCTTGGCGCTCCTGCGTGGCGATCCAGCTCAGGTAGGTGCCGCCCAGGATCAGCGAGAGCAGGCCCAGGTAGAGCAGCAGAATCCAGAACGCCTTCGCGCCCCGCATTCGGGTACGTAGCTCCTTGGTCAGGATGGGGTTTTCCCAGTTGATTGTCATTTACGCCACCAAACCCTTTGTCACACGCAGGAAGATATCTTCCAGGTCGGTATCTTGCTCGGCGAAGGTCTGGACACGGACTCCGTTCTGGATCAGCGCCAGTAGCACCCCGGATTGGTCGTCGAGCGTGCCGTTGTAGTCCACCCGAATCGTCTCGCTCACCAGCGCGACATCGCGGACATGGTCCACATCGCGCAGGATCGCCATCGCTTGCGCACGGTCGGCCTCGGGGACACGCAGCTCCAGCACGCGCCCCCCGAGCACCTCCTTCATGATCTTCTCAATCGGCCCGGCGACAATCATCTCACCCCGCTCGATAATCCCCACCGATGTGCAGAAGTCGGCGAGCTCGGGGAGGATGTGGGAGCTGACAATAATGGTCTTGCCCATGTTGCGCAGCTCTTTGAGAAGCTCTTTAATCTCGATACGCGCCCGTGGGTCGAGGCCCGATGCGGGCTCGTCGAGGAGGAGCACCTTGGGGTTGTGCACCAGGGTGCGTGCCAGACAGAGCCGCTGCTTCATCCCGCGGGAGAGCGACTCGACATAGGCATCTTTCTTGACCGAGAGGTTGGTTAGGTCCAAGACCAGGTCGATCAGCCCCGGCCGGTCGCCCTTGGGAACCCGATAAGACGCGGCGAAGAAGTCCAGGTACTCCCACACCTTGAAGTCGTCGTAGACCCCGAAGGCATCGGGCATGTAGCCGATCTTGGAGCGCACCGCCTCCGGGTCCTGGGAGACCTCGATCCCATCGACTTTTGCGCTCCCCGCCGACGGGTCCAGCAGGGTCGCGAGGATCTTGATCGTGGTGGTCTTGCCCGCGCCGTTGGGGCCGATAAAGCCGAATATCTCGCCCTCATTGAGGGTCAGCGAGAGGTTCTTGACGGCCACAAGGTCGCCGTACTCTTTTCGTAGGTGGTTGATCTCTACCAGTGGCATATCTCTACTCTTTGCCTCCCAAAGTGGTCAGTCGGTACTCAAGCCGGACCCGCACGGAAATGATAATCTGGTTCGATGTGATAGGAGTCCGGTCTCCTGCTGAAATATTTGCACGGTTGGAGTAGTAGTTCATGCCATTGAATTCCCCGGCGATCACTCCGCCACTCTCATCTTCCATCAAGCTTTCCAGGGTTAGTTTGCTCCCCCCGGCCGCCTCGGCAAGAGCCTTGGCCTTGCGCTGTCCGTCCTGAACCGCTTGTTTCAGGGCAAGGTCATGGAGAGGCTCTGGGTTGGTTACCTCAAAAGCCAGATCGCTTGCGGTGTTGGCTCCCGCCTTGAGGGCCGCATCGACAACCTTGCCTGCATCGGCGAGCCTGCGGATGGTCACCTCGAGAGCGTTACTGACCTGACGAATCTTCGAGCCTCCATCGGTCGCCTGTACGCCGAAACCGACCGTCTGGATGTCTTTGGCCTCGATCCCAAGCTTGCGCAGTGCGGCGATAACCGCCTCCAGTCGCTGGGCGTTCTGTCGGGCGGCGACTGCTGCATCTGGGCCGCGCGTCTCGACACCGAGTGTCACTCGCGCTCGGTCGGGCTTGGCGAGGATAACGCCTCTGCCCGTCACGGTCACGAGGGCGGGCTTGGTCTCTTGTGCCCACGCGGTGCCCAGGCAGAGAACCAGTGTCGCAAGAAGGGCTCTCACGCGCTCATCTCTTTGGGGCCGTGGGCGAGCTTGCGGGTGATCGCCACCAGCAAGAGCACCGCGCCGACCAGCGAGCCTAGGGTGAGCAGAACCGCGACCTCAGGGTGGATGTCGTTGCTCTGGTTCATGGTCAGCTCGGTCATGGCGTAGTAGGGATTGCTCCACAGCGGCATAAAGCTCAGGGTCGCATCACGGCCGTAGGAGTTGTAGCCCGCCACGGACTGCCAGAGCGAGAGCGCCAGCGGAGAGCCCAGCACCAGAAACGCGACCGTCCCCGCCGCCGTTGCGGTGGCGACCTGGGTTCGTCGGCAGGCCCAGGAGCAGAACATCCCTAGCGCGCCATAAAAGAAAGTCGTTGCCAGCAGGAGCACGTGGGCCAAGACAAACTGCGCGAGGGTCACCGTGCCCACGCACGCCGCGGCGATATTGAGGGGGAAGAAGACCAGCAGGGTCGCCAGGGTCGGCAGGAGCCCCCCGATAAACTTGCCCCCGACAATCTCTGTGTGGGTCAGCTTGGAGAGCAGGAGCGCGTTCCAGGTCTGCTTCTCCCGCTCGATCGTGATCGTCGAGGCCAACATCGCCGGGGTGAGGAGCACCACGAGGCTTGTCTCAAAGACCGTGAGAAACATCCCGAAGGCATCGCGTGCGCCTGTCTGGCTGTAGAGGATCGCCCGCAGGCTGAACCAGTAGAACAGTGGGATGACCAGCCCGACGATACAGTAGATCACGATCCGGTTCGCTTTTGACTGACGACGGAGCTGAAATCGGGTCGTAATCTCTTTGTAGAGCACGGGGTTTTCGGTAAAGACAGACATGGCAAAAGTCCTTCTCCTAGCTTAACGCTATTATGGCCGCAACGGTTACGGCTCGCTACAAAAAATCCTTTGGCGCAAGGTGGCCGGGAGAGGGGCGGTATAATGGGCGCATGGCCTTGACCACAGAAGATGTTCGCAAGGTCGGGACGCTGGCCCGCCTTGCCCTCTCGGACGATGAGATCGCGACGATCACTCCCCAGCTCAATGACCTCCTCGACCAGTTTGCCCGCCTGCAGCAGCTCGATACCACCCAGGTCGCGCCCACCAGCCACGCCGTCCCGGTGACGGCACTGCTGCGCGACGACGAAGTGAAGCCCTCGCTCTCGCAGGCGGAGGTGCTCACGCTCACCGGGCACACCGATGAGATCATGGGCGGCTTTATTGTCCCGCAAGTGCTGGGAGGAGACTAGCCATGGAGCTTACCCATCTCACCGCGACCCAGATCGCCGCAAAAGTGAAGGCAAGAGAGGTCTCCGCCCGCGCGGTCACCGAGGCGTTTCTGGCACGGATCGCGGCGCACGACGAGGCCGTGGGAGCGTTTTTGACGGTCTTAGAGGAGCAGGCGCTCGCCCAGGCCGATGCGGTGGACGCCAAGCTGGCGGCGGGCGAGGACCCCGGCCCGCTCGCGGGGGTTCCCGTGGCGCTCAAGGACAACCTCTGCACCCGTGGGATCGAGACGACCTGTGCCAGCAAGATCCTCGCCGGCTTTGTCCCGCCCTACAGCGCAACCGTTGTGGAGAAGCTGGAGGCCGCAGGCGCGATCGCGATCGGCAAGACCAACCTGGATGAGTTTGCCATGGGCTCCTCAACCGAGAACTCGGCGCTGAAGCTGACCCACAACCCGTGGGATCTCTCGAAAGTGCCGGGGGGCTCGTCGGGGGGGAGCGCGGCGGCAGTCGCGGCGGACTTCGCCCCGCTCTCGCTCGGCTCCGATACCGGCGGCTCGATCCGCCAGCCCGCGAGCTTCTGCGGCGTGGTCGGGGTCAAGCCCACCTACGGCCGTGTCAGCCGCTACGGCCTGGTTGCGTTTGCTTCGTCGCTGGACCAGATCGGGCCGTTTGCGAAGAATATCGAGGACGCGGCCCTGGCGATGACTGTCCTCTCCGGCCACGACTCCTACGACTCCACCAGTGTCCCGCGCGAGGTCCCCGACTACACAAAGGCGCTCACCGGGGATATCAAGGGCCTGCGGATCGGGGTACCCACCGAGTACTTCGCCGCTGGGATCGCCTCGGAGATTCGCATCTTGGTGCAGAGCGCGATCGGGGTGCTCCGTGGCCTGGGTGCCGAGGTGGCCGAGTGCTCCCTGCCCCACACCGAGTACACCCTCCCCGCCTACTACATTGTCGCCCCCGCCGAGGCATCGAGCAACCTTGCCCGCTACGACGGTGTCCGCTACGGCCACCGGACCCAGCGCGCGACAAGCCATATCGATCTCTTTGAGAAGAGCCGCGAGGAGGGCTTTGGCGACGAAGTGAAGCGGCGCATCTTGATCGGCACCTACGCGCTCTCCGCCGGGTACTACGATGCTTTCTACCTGAAGGCGCAGCAGGTGCGGACGCTGATCCAGCAGGACTTCGAGGATGCGTTTCAAAACTTCGACGTGCTTATCACGCCCACGGCCCCGACCACGGCCTTTGGGATCGGGGAGAAAACCGACGATCCCCTGGCGATGAAGCTCTCGGATATCTGCACGCTCTCGGCCAACCTCGCTGGGATTCCCGCGCTCTCGCAGTGCTGTGGCTTCGATACCAATGGCCTGCCCGTCGGAATGCAGCTCCTCGGGCCTGCGTTCTCCGAGGAGCTGCTCTTTAAGGTGGCCCACGCCTACGAGCAAGCCACCGACTGGCACACCCGCCGCGCGAGCCTCTAGCGGCGGATGACAGTGGGGGGAGGGATCATCACTCTCCCCATCCCAAAGTAGCTCGTCGAGCCCGAGACACGAGGCGGAGAGAGCAGGAGCTGGTACTGCCGGCGCATCTCCGGGGTCATGGCTTGCTTCTCTAGCCGCTTCGCCCGCTCCGGGTCGCTCTGCCGCAGGGGGAAGAGTGCCGCGGAGACCAGGGAGTCGTACTGTAGCCGTGCCTCATTGGACGAGAGCCCCCTGAGCAGGGCCAGCACCTTGTCCACCCCCTCCCAGTTCTTCTGCTCGACATAGTGCCGCCCGACACTCAGAAGCGCTTGGCCACGCTGCGCATCGCTATGGATGGTCTGGGCCAGCGCGAGTGGGTCCTCGCTGAGCTGGGAGAGCGCCGAGCTATAGAAAAACTGCTCGACCTCCTGGTCGTAGACTCTCTTACCCGCTTCCGACGTGTCAGGGCGTAGCACGGCCAAGGCAGCCTTGAGTGTGGGGAGGTCTTTCTTGCTCCGCGCCTGAGAGCAGACACTTCGCAGAAGCTCAGGCCTGTCTTGGGGATGTGCGTAGGTGCGTACTAGCTCCAGCGCGCTGGCAGGAGGGAGCCGGAAGCCAACGGTTTGGAGGAGCTGGTAGCGCATCGACGGAGTAATGCTGGTGATGCGCTGGTTGGTTCCTAATACCTGCTCTTTGCGCTGGCTGGGCGCATTGGGGAGGCGCTGCAGAACGGCTTTTAACCCTGGGGTGTCGTTGGCCTGCAGACAGCTCGAGCCTAGGCTGTTGAGGGCCTGTGCCTGCTGCTCAGAGGGCTGGATCCGTTCGGCGGTCGCCAAGGCGGCGGGGAGGTTGCCCGCCTTGTAGTAGGCAGACATGAGGGTTTGGTAGACTGCCTGGCAGGCTTCAGGGGTCATCTGCGCGATCAGACGCTCGCTAAGGGCCAGTCGCTCAAGCTCCGTCTTGCCGGAAACGGTTGTCATGCTGCCGTATCCCAGCAAGTTGGTGATCAGGCTACCAAACACCGCGGAGCGATCTGGCTCGGGGACAGAGGCCGCATTGGCGAGGGTGGCATCGAGCCCCTCTTTCTCGGTCTGGGTACGGAAGACATCGACCAGGAGACTTCGGTCGTCTTGGGCACTGGCACGGGCATCGGAGAACTCGCCCGCAGCGAGCTGGGCCTTGACAAGGGCGGCGCGGAGCTCCTGATGGCTGACATTATCGTCCTCCTTGCGGAACGAGAGAGTCTTGACCAGCGCCGCGCAGCCCTTGCGGTCGCCCAGCTTGAGCTTGGCCTCCGCCGCGAGGTAGTTGAGGTTCTCCTTGCTGTAGGCCTTGCCAAAGTCAAGGGTCGTGAGATAGGCACTCATGTCGGCCCCATTTTGTTTGGCCATGACATTGAGCGTAACAAAAACTCCTCCCGTGAGAACCATCGTCAAGATTCCAAGCCGCGCGGGAAGTCCGAGGCCGGGACGGGAAGCATCTACTTTTTTCATGAACTTGCTCCTTGGTGTGAAGGGGGACTAGCGGTGGAGGCTCTGTCCCTCGAGTGGTGGCTGGGAGCCCTCCAGGGTGCTTGGCGCGGAGGGGACGGTGCGTAGCGGCAGGATGCTCAGGGCACTCTGGCGCTGCTGGGGGTCGACGATCTGCTCGGCGTACTGGCGGGCACGAGCCGGGTCGCTGATGCGAAGACGGGCACTCGCCGTGGCTGAGAGCGAGTCGTAGACTCTCTGGAGCTCTGGCTTCGGGATCGGGCCAAGGCCCCTAAAAAGCCTATCAAGCCCCTGCCAGTTGTTTTGTTGCACCCACTGGAGCCCAAGCTGCTGGAGCGTCGCCCCGCGCACTCTCTCGTCGTGGATGCCTAAGACAAGTTCGAGCGGGTCGGGCACGAGGTCCAAGGCGTTGTAGAAGATCTGGGAGGCCTCTTGGTCGTAGAGCCGCTTGGCTGCCTCGGAGGGGAGGGAGTGAAGCAGCTGTAGCGCTGCCAGAGCGGCCTGACGATTACGCGTATTGATGGCATTGCTCGAAACCGTATGCACCAGGGTGGGGAGGTCGTCGGGGTGAGCGTAGGCCTGCATCAGCTCCAGGATCGTGTTGGGCGACTCGGAGGAGGCGATGAGCTCGGTCAGGAGCTGGAAGCGTGGCGCAGGAGTCAGGGGCCGCGACACCATCCGGGGCTGGCGCCCGTTTGCCTCACTGGGCAGGCGCTCCAGAATCACCCGCAGCGACATCATATCCCGCGCCCGCAGGCAGGCCCTTCCCAGCACGACAAGGGCCGCGCTCTGCTCCGGCTTGGTGGGGAGCCCCTCCAAGACGGCGATGGCTCGGGCAAGCTCCCGTTTTTTGTAGTAGGTATCTGCGAGCGCAGGAGTAAGCTCTCGGCGCTGGTGAGGCTCGGGGAGGCGCGCGATAGTCTCCTCGGCCCCCGATGTATCGCCCTGGGCAAGCTGGTGGAGCGCTAGTGTCCGGTACAGCGGGGGCTGATCGCTCGGAGGGAGCTGGGAGACGCCGGCCAGCGCTACCTTGGCACCTTGGCGCTGGAGTTGCTTTAAGAGGACCTCTTCGGCGAGGCTCGTGTCGCCCGCAGCGCTGAGGAGGGCCTCCGTGAGCTCGCCCGCCGCAAGCTGTGCCTTAACCAGCCTCAGCCGAAGCGCTTGGTAGCGCTTGCCGTCGTCGTCGCTCCCAAAGGCAAGTGTCTTGACCAGTGCCGCGCAGCCCTTGCGGTCACCGAGCTTGAGCTTGGTCTCCGCCACGGAGTAGTTGAAGTTCTCCTTGCTGTAGGTCCTGCGGTAGTCGATCTTGGTTAGGTAGACACCGGCATCGGTCCCCCGTCGTTTTGCAACCACCGTCAGCGTGGCAAAGACGCCCCCCGAGAGAATCAAGGTCAGGATTCCGAGCCGTGCCGGAAACCCCAGACCGGGGCGTGAAGCATCTACTTTTTTCATGAACTTGCTCCTTGGTGCAGTATTCGGTGTTCTCTGTGATTTGTCAAGGACAGGTACAATAGTGCCCATGCCCATTCACGTTCGTCCCGCAACTCCCGCGGATGGTTCAAACTTTCTTAGCCTGATCCAGGCCCTTGCGGACTACGAAGCGCTGCCCGGCCCCACCGACGATGCCAAAGAGCGCTTGCTGGCCGATGCCTTTGCGCATCAGCCGCCACGGTTTTTTGTGCACCTGGCCTTCGACGAAGAGAGTGCGGAGCCGCTGGGCTACACGATCACGTTCTTTACCTACTCGACCTTCCTGGCCAAGCCGACTCTGTTTTTAGAGGACTTCTTCGTGCTCCCGGAGGCGCGGACCAAGGGAGTCGGGAGCGCCCTCTTCGACTTCCAGGTGCGCGAGGCAAGCCGGCTGGGCTGTGGGCGCATGGAATGGACCTGCCTCGACTGGAACGAGCTGGCGCAGGGGTTCTACAACAAGCGCGGCGCGACCCACCTCAAGGACTGGTGGATCTACCGCCTGACCGAGGAGGACTTCACCCGGTGGAGCTAACCGATCCCGAGAGCGCCGTCCTCTGGCACCTCTACGACTCCGGGCCACGCGAGCCCGTGGTCCTGCTCGACGACTCCCGCAACGCGCCGCCGCTGCCGCTCTTGCGCGGCCAGCTCACCGACGAGCAAGT
Coding sequences:
- a CDS encoding c-type cytochrome domain-containing protein, whose translation is MPAAQVPPPKTPPSFQREVVPILRTACLGCHSAQLPTAGFSVDSYTALMKGGKAGVAIVPGKSDQSRLVRMLTGAQKPLMPPGSGLRATDIDTIRRWVDAGAKLDTAVVGTTSTTAKTATAANVIAAPKPVGKLLSVAAPVNSLAYSPDGKLLAVGTYQRVLLCDPATRTVTKVWSGHLDTVRSLAFSPDGKFLAAGGGASGALGQVRLWSVAEDKEVRTFGDHTDTVNGVAFSNDSKLIATASADRTVKLWEAATGKLSQTLRDHADAVSSVAFAPGGKLLASSGNDKSVKLWDIASGKRLYSIGAHEEPVTDVCFTAGGQLLSASTDRLAKLWNIGPESGGHVRNFGGHGATVFAVTTSSDGQLAATASGDKTIRVWNVGNGGTTVAFTEPKDWCYAVRFSPDKKHLAAGTFDGQVFLWSLEPNKLEGSFSTK
- a CDS encoding ABC transporter permease, translating into MTINWENPILTKELRTRMRGAKAFWILLLYLGLLSLILGGTYLSWIATQERQGAAATQSYDMGRMFYGVLFVVQAALVGLITPALTSGALSIEREQRTFEALSVSPLPRRSIVLGKLTSAVGFVGLLLLSSVPLVALCFLLGGVSPQEVTAAYVLLLASAFLYGATGIAFSSFAKNTTTSTVLTYGTILVFFFSTLPAALTSLDLSTATVHSRSHLFLLGVNPVGAMVAGNLTESYFGLNVPSWLMGIMVNGLLGTILTVVALHRIEYPRTDRSGLLRGLTTSFIGLIVLLACGHAATLEGAAVGIILLPLLLIPLFVSGEGLGTTPLRKQLLRLKEGNPVSGLLFVTALMVLSAVLLSVGVEFARHSSEYWTPVTNFVRHAVPAVAISLSALFGFGSLTLLLSQKLKNRWGVMALSFAILAAVYFLPLSTESFRNYDEPASAWVNSYCLSPLISTFYLENSQGRIIKALFYDHSTMWLLNCAFTSLIGVVSLSLLKRARRA
- a CDS encoding ABC transporter ATP-binding protein; this encodes MPLVEINHLRKEYGDLVAVKNLSLTLNEGEIFGFIGPNGAGKTTTIKILATLLDPSAGSAKVDGIEVSQDPEAVRSKIGYMPDAFGVYDDFKVWEYLDFFAASYRVPKGDRPGLIDLVLDLTNLSVKKDAYVESLSRGMKQRLCLARTLVHNPKVLLLDEPASGLDPRARIEIKELLKELRNMGKTIIVSSHILPELADFCTSVGIIERGEMIVAGPIEKIMKEVLGGRVLELRVPEADRAQAMAILRDVDHVRDVALVSETIRVDYNGTLDDQSGVLLALIQNGVRVQTFAEQDTDLEDIFLRVTKGLVA
- a CDS encoding SIMPL domain-containing protein, with the protein product MRALLATLVLCLGTAWAQETKPALVTVTGRGVILAKPDRARVTLGVETRGPDAAVAARQNAQRLEAVIAALRKLGIEAKDIQTVGFGVQATDGGSKIRQVSNALEVTIRRLADAGKVVDAALKAGANTASDLAFEVTNPEPLHDLALKQAVQDGQRKAKALAEAAGGSKLTLESLMEDESGGVIAGEFNGMNYYSNRANISAGDRTPITSNQIIISVRVRLEYRLTTLGGKE
- a CDS encoding ABC transporter permease subunit, producing MSVFTENPVLYKEITTRFQLRRQSKANRIVIYCIVGLVIPLFYWFSLRAILYSQTGARDAFGMFLTVFETSLVVLLTPAMLASTITIEREKQTWNALLLSKLTHTEIVGGKFIGGLLPTLATLLVFFPLNIAAACVGTVTLAQFVLAHVLLLATTFFYGALGMFCSWACRRTQVATATAAGTVAFLVLGSPLALSLWQSVAGYNSYGRDATLSFMPLWSNPYYAMTELTMNQSNDIHPEVAVLLTLGSLVGAVLLLVAITRKLAHGPKEMSA
- the gatC gene encoding Asp-tRNA(Asn)/Glu-tRNA(Gln) amidotransferase subunit GatC is translated as MALTTEDVRKVGTLARLALSDDEIATITPQLNDLLDQFARLQQLDTTQVAPTSHAVPVTALLRDDEVKPSLSQAEVLTLTGHTDEIMGGFIVPQVLGGD
- the gatA gene encoding Asp-tRNA(Asn)/Glu-tRNA(Gln) amidotransferase subunit GatA; amino-acid sequence: MELTHLTATQIAAKVKAREVSARAVTEAFLARIAAHDEAVGAFLTVLEEQALAQADAVDAKLAAGEDPGPLAGVPVALKDNLCTRGIETTCASKILAGFVPPYSATVVEKLEAAGAIAIGKTNLDEFAMGSSTENSALKLTHNPWDLSKVPGGSSGGSAAAVAADFAPLSLGSDTGGSIRQPASFCGVVGVKPTYGRVSRYGLVAFASSLDQIGPFAKNIEDAALAMTVLSGHDSYDSTSVPREVPDYTKALTGDIKGLRIGVPTEYFAAGIASEIRILVQSAIGVLRGLGAEVAECSLPHTEYTLPAYYIVAPAEASSNLARYDGVRYGHRTQRATSHIDLFEKSREEGFGDEVKRRILIGTYALSAGYYDAFYLKAQQVRTLIQQDFEDAFQNFDVLITPTAPTTAFGIGEKTDDPLAMKLSDICTLSANLAGIPALSQCCGFDTNGLPVGMQLLGPAFSEELLFKVAHAYEQATDWHTRRASL
- a CDS encoding GNAT family N-acetyltransferase, translating into MPIHVRPATPADGSNFLSLIQALADYEALPGPTDDAKERLLADAFAHQPPRFFVHLAFDEESAEPLGYTITFFTYSTFLAKPTLFLEDFFVLPEARTKGVGSALFDFQVREASRLGCGRMEWTCLDWNELAQGFYNKRGATHLKDWWIYRLTEEDFTRWS